CGGTAAATCCACTCTATTCAGAATGGCAGTGGGAGAACTGAATCCTGAGGAAGGATTGGTCAGCCGTTCCAAACATACTGAGATCTCTTTATTCCAACAGATGCCTGACTTCGATTTAGAAGCTAAGGTGATCGATACAGCATTATCCAAGCATAAACATTATAACGAATATATAAAACGCTCTGAAGATATTCATAGAAGAATGGATCAGACCGATCATGATTCTCCCGCATTTAACGATCTTCTCGAAGAACAAAGTGCATTGGAAGAATACGCGTTTACTTACGGAGTTCATGAATTAGAAGGCAAGGCAAGACAGATCATTGGCGGTTTAGGCTTTTCTAATGAACAAATGGAAAAGAAGGTTAAAGAATTTTCCCCTGGCTACCAACATAGATTAGGACTCGCAATCGCAATCCTGAACCCGGGAAACCTTCTCCTTTTAGATGAGCCTACGAACCATTTGGATCACGCTTCCAAGGCATGGCTCGCGGAATATTTAGTAAGCACGAATCGTTCTTTCGTTTTGGTGACTCACGATCCTGAGTTTTTGAATTCGACTACGGACACGATTGCAGAATTAAATCCTTCCGGAGTTTTGGAGTTTAAAGGAACCTTAGAAGATTACTTCGAACATAAGAATGAGCTCTTAGACAAGCTACGAGTACAGTTCAAAAAAGAAGAAGCTTATCTCAAGAAGAGAACCGAATGGATCGAAAGATTCCGTGCAAAGGCAACCAAGGCAAAAGCAGTCCAAAGTGCCATTAAGAAGCTTGAAAAGAGAGATAAGGTAGACGCTCCCGAAGAATCCTTCTGGAATTCCAAGACAGATTACGAATTCAACTATACTCCTTGCGGAAATCTTTCCTTTAGAATAGAGAATGCCGACTTCGCTTATGAAGCGGGAGGAAAGAATATTTTCTCCGGAGCTGAGCTTCATGTTTCTAACGGAGATAAAATAGCGATCATAGGTCCGAACGGAGCCGGAAAATCCACCTTCTTAAGATGTATATTAGGAATTCATAAACTTACCAAGGGCATAGTCACATTCGGACCAAAGACTAGAATAGGATATTTCTCCCAAAATCATCACGAGAATTTGGATCCTGAAAAGAGCCTCTTAGAAACGGTGCTTTCGGTGTATCCTGATTATCCGGAAGTAGAGGCAAGAAAGCTCTTAGGTTATTTTTCTTTTACGGACGACAAGGTTTTCAAGAAAGTAGGACTTCTCTCCGGAGGGGAGCAAAGTAGACTTAGACTTGCATTGTTAGTTCGCTTCAGCTCCAACACTCTTTTCTTGGACGAGCCTACAAACCACTTGGACCTTGTGGTCCGAGACAATTTAAAGAGAGCTTTGCAGGCATATCCCGGCGCTGTTTTAGTGATCTCTCACGACCCTGATTTCTTAAAGGATCTTTGCACCCGTACTATTTCCGTTTCTGGCGGAAAGATCAGAGACTTGAATACGAGCTTTGCGGATTATCTTCGTTTTCCTCCGGAAGAATTAGAAGCAGAAGGTGGAATCATAAAAGCCAATGCCCCTACTGAAAGCAATGAAGCAAAGGATAAAAGCAGATCGCAAAAGAATGCAGACAAGAACCGCATTAAGAAACTGCAAAAAGATATAGAGCAGATCGAAGCAAAGATAGCACTCTTAGAAAAGAACAAGTCAAACTCCGAAGAATTATTAGCCGATCCAGAATTTTATAAGAAGCGCAGTTACCAAATGGAACTGGACACTTATAACGAGACAAAGGCGGAGATCGCTCGTCTTACTGAAAATTGGGAAAAGCTGCAAACCGAAATGGAAGGCTTGACCTCCGCAGTCTAAGAAACAGAGATCATTATAAGGGAATCTGAATGTATCCAAAGGAACTCAAAACCAGACTAGACGCAAGAAACTCGGGAAAAGACGACTTCTATCTACTAGACGTTCGCAATCCGAATGAACAAGAGATAAGCATTATCGAAGGAACAGACCTACTCATACCTGTTTCGGAATTACCGATGAGGATCGCAGAATTGGATCCATGGAAAAACTCCGACAAGGATGTAGTCGTTTATTGCCGTTCAGGTGCAAGATCCGGAAACGCTTGCGGATTCATGAAGTCCGCAGGATTCACCAAAGTATTCAACTTAGAAGGTGGGATCTTACAATATTCCGACGAAGTGGATCCTTCTCTCGCAAAATACTAAGTTAGAATTTACTTAGATAAGAAATTTGAGATAACCGGCAGCACTTGCTCCGGTTGTTCAATATGAGGCAAATGCCCACAGTCCTTTACTAGGACAAACTCGGATTTCAATAAGTCTTTTACATAGGCTCCCGTTTCTAAGGGAGTCGTATGATCCTGATCTCCCCAAAAAACAAGCACTCTCTTATTTGCCGAAGCCAAACCTTCAAAATGAGGTCTTGGATCCTTGGAGATCAAATTCCTGAGAGTCGAAAGGATTGCCTTTCCGAAACCGTAAAAGCTCATTTGAGTTTCGTATCTCTCCACCCAACCTTTAGGTACCTTGGAAGGATTCACAAAGTCTCCTGCAATTCCTTTAGGTAAGGTAGGAAGAAAGATCACAGTATTCAAATATTCCCCCAAGAAAGGAACAGTAAGAGGAAATATCCCCGCCTTAGCAGTAAAGGGATCTAAGAGAACTACCTTCTTTACATTCTCCGGATTCTTGGCCACATAAGAAGCCACAATAGGACCTCCCATAGAAAGTCCCATGATATCGAATGGCTCATCTATATGCAGAGAATTTAATAGATCTTGGATCTGAGAACGAAATAGATCGATATCGTATGTGATATCCGGACGATCCGAATAACCTCTTCCGTAGAGATCGAATCTAAGAACCTTGTATCCTTGCGAAACGAGTAGTTTTTGAACTGGATCCCAGATAAAATACGGAGTAGAAAACCCGTGAACAAGAACGACTAACTTTCCTTTTTCGGGGCCGGAGAGTTCGTAATGAGTCAATCCTTGCGAAAGCTGGATATAATTTCCGCTTTCTGCTCCTGCTCGAACGGAATCGCTCAGCTCCACCTTCTCCTTTGATCTTGCAAAGGGAAGAACGGAGAGAAGAATTAATAAAAGAACGATCCCGCTAAGGAGGAGCTTTTTTCTCATTCTTCGCCTAAGAGAATTTTACGGAAGAATAGAAATCCTTCGTCCAAAGGATCTCCCATGCCTCTTTTTTTGAGCATGCCGGTCATATCCAGAACGATAATCCCATACATCCAAGAATACATAGTTCTTGCGAGAGAAGGATAATCTTCTTCTTGGATGCGGAATTCTTTCGATCTAACTCCCGCACGGATGGTTTCGAGAAAAACACGATAACTGGTTGGAAGTTTAGGGAATGCCTTACGGTGCATATGGCCGTGAACGGTATTGAACATCACCTTATGCAGCTCCTGATTATGACCGGAGAAATCATAATATGCGCGAGCGATCAATGTTAGTTTTTCATAGCAATTTTTTCCGTTCAAGCGAGCGGCTCTGAGAGTCTCGGTCAACTGAGCCTCTCCCTGAGAGATGATGATCTTGATGATGTCTTGTTGGCTCTTAAAATGAGAGTAAGGGCTAGCGACGCTACAATCCAATTTTTCGGCTATCCTTCTCATAGATAGGCCGTCGATCCCTTCTTCGTTTAGAATGTCCAGGGCCGCTTGGACAATGGACTCCTTGTTTAAGCTATTACGAGTACGTCTTCTGGGACGTGTTGCTACTGCAGTCATATACTTTTTGCCTTCGGGAACTCATTCTAAGCCCAAAGGGCCAAAAGATCATCCCCAATGTCCAGTTATCCCAAAAATGGGGAAGATGTTCAAGAGTTTCCTTTTCAAATTCGGGGTTTTTCACAGGAATGGTACAAAAAAGAAAGAAACGGATCCATCCCATGAAAGCAAGCGCTGCGACTAAGGCAAAGCCTAAGAAGAAAGCCGCAAAATCGGCACTCAAAATTCCCAAAAAAGCCACAGTTACTGGAAACAATTTTGCAACCTCTAAGAGACATTATCCGGCCCCATGGTCGTTAACAGGAGAAGGGTACTTATTCCCTCTATTCGGAAAAAAATCTTATAACGCCGAAATGGCATTCTTAGATGAAGAAGATAGAAAGTCTTATAGAGGCGGACTCGGTTCCTTAATGCTCGTTAATTACGAAAGATCTAATGTAGGACCTTATTACGAACTCTTATATATTCCTGGAAACTTCGAACACAAAGGCAAAAATTATAAAAGGATCACTCGTATCTTTGTTTCAAGCCAAACATCGGTAGAAGAAGGGATCAGAAATTGGGCCATTCCAAAAGAAAGAGCCGACTTCACTTGGAAGAAGGAAGGATCTCTTACCAAGATAGAAGTCTCCCGCAATGGAAAGACCTTTTTTAAAATTGAGATACGTTCCTTAGGTTTCGGATTTCCGGTAAACACTTCTGTGCTTCCTTATGTACTTTTACAAAAAGAAGAAGACGGGACCAAACTCAGTACTGCATTTATCGGAAAAGGAAAAGGCAAACTTTCCAGGATAGAATCTGTTTGGTCTGACGAGACTGTATTTCCGGATTTCGTCAAAGGCGGAGGCTTCAAGACTGGGATCTTTGCGGATCCTTTCGATCTGATATTTCCAGTAGCGGAACAAGTGGATTAAATTTCACGAGAGCAATTCATTCAA
Above is a window of Leptospira semungkisensis DNA encoding:
- a CDS encoding ABC-F family ATP-binding cassette domain-containing protein encodes the protein MLQFIDIKHRFGSSTLFEKFSWHIKPGSKIALVGPNGSGKSTLFRMAVGELNPEEGLVSRSKHTEISLFQQMPDFDLEAKVIDTALSKHKHYNEYIKRSEDIHRRMDQTDHDSPAFNDLLEEQSALEEYAFTYGVHELEGKARQIIGGLGFSNEQMEKKVKEFSPGYQHRLGLAIAILNPGNLLLLDEPTNHLDHASKAWLAEYLVSTNRSFVLVTHDPEFLNSTTDTIAELNPSGVLEFKGTLEDYFEHKNELLDKLRVQFKKEEAYLKKRTEWIERFRAKATKAKAVQSAIKKLEKRDKVDAPEESFWNSKTDYEFNYTPCGNLSFRIENADFAYEAGGKNIFSGAELHVSNGDKIAIIGPNGAGKSTFLRCILGIHKLTKGIVTFGPKTRIGYFSQNHHENLDPEKSLLETVLSVYPDYPEVEARKLLGYFSFTDDKVFKKVGLLSGGEQSRLRLALLVRFSSNTLFLDEPTNHLDLVVRDNLKRALQAYPGAVLVISHDPDFLKDLCTRTISVSGGKIRDLNTSFADYLRFPPEELEAEGGIIKANAPTESNEAKDKSRSQKNADKNRIKKLQKDIEQIEAKIALLEKNKSNSEELLADPEFYKKRSYQMELDTYNETKAEIARLTENWEKLQTEMEGLTSAV
- a CDS encoding rhodanese-like domain-containing protein → MYPKELKTRLDARNSGKDDFYLLDVRNPNEQEISIIEGTDLLIPVSELPMRIAELDPWKNSDKDVVVYCRSGARSGNACGFMKSAGFTKVFNLEGGILQYSDEVDPSLAKY
- a CDS encoding alpha/beta fold hydrolase produces the protein MRKKLLLSGIVLLLILLSVLPFARSKEKVELSDSVRAGAESGNYIQLSQGLTHYELSGPEKGKLVVLVHGFSTPYFIWDPVQKLLVSQGYKVLRFDLYGRGYSDRPDITYDIDLFRSQIQDLLNSLHIDEPFDIMGLSMGGPIVASYVAKNPENVKKVVLLDPFTAKAGIFPLTVPFLGEYLNTVIFLPTLPKGIAGDFVNPSKVPKGWVERYETQMSFYGFGKAILSTLRNLISKDPRPHFEGLASANKRVLVFWGDQDHTTPLETGAYVKDLLKSEFVLVKDCGHLPHIEQPEQVLPVISNFLSK
- a CDS encoding TetR/AcrR family transcriptional regulator, with the protein product MTAVATRPRRRTRNSLNKESIVQAALDILNEEGIDGLSMRRIAEKLDCSVASPYSHFKSQQDIIKIIISQGEAQLTETLRAARLNGKNCYEKLTLIARAYYDFSGHNQELHKVMFNTVHGHMHRKAFPKLPTSYRVFLETIRAGVRSKEFRIQEEDYPSLARTMYSWMYGIIVLDMTGMLKKRGMGDPLDEGFLFFRKILLGEE
- a CDS encoding acetoacetate decarboxylase family protein, whose protein sequence is MKASAATKAKPKKKAAKSALKIPKKATVTGNNFATSKRHYPAPWSLTGEGYLFPLFGKKSYNAEMAFLDEEDRKSYRGGLGSLMLVNYERSNVGPYYELLYIPGNFEHKGKNYKRITRIFVSSQTSVEEGIRNWAIPKERADFTWKKEGSLTKIEVSRNGKTFFKIEIRSLGFGFPVNTSVLPYVLLQKEEDGTKLSTAFIGKGKGKLSRIESVWSDETVFPDFVKGGGFKTGIFADPFDLIFPVAEQVD